One Luteibacter aegosomaticola genomic window carries:
- a CDS encoding alpha/beta fold hydrolase produces MSKRILATFVAMGCLGMASMARAEDAPSQPLVSDPAYLGPVQLVDIGGRRLNLYCRGTGSPAVIFDSGLNDSMLGWARVQPEVSKTHTTCSYDRAGLGFSDPSNRPSTAANDVDDIHKALQVAGIKPPYLLVGHSAAGLAVRVFADRHRDEVVGMVIVDGSHEDQIPKAKARRALEALALPPPKHEKETPEPDCVAAAKSGSIPKSSPAYEPCLGGMYPGVSQAVSDATFAAMATLTSQKAYASEMANFVTASADEARATRHDFGDMPIIMLTQAQQPAPKGLPQAFQDRRTMEWEQFHNEVAAMSTHGVNWIVPRSTHIINYDRPEIVVDAIEQALALAASPGPTPVPKEKRINPIVTDPVYTGPAQLVDVGGGRRINLYCRGTGSPTVVFASGALDTTIAWALVQPVISEKHATCSFDRAGLGFSDAPTRPGTSANEADDLHRALKAAHIAPPYVLVGHSAAGMSTRIFADRFRDEVVGLVIVDGAHEDQAIRLKAIATPEAKLHWYDEINDTTCVDALKDGEIPKTSPVYERCVGKDDPRFSPAINAAQLGYASKAKYQKATRSEIANSWWASADEARATRKDFGDMPIVYLTHAPYKPVAGVTQLLQDQRTATIEQMHNEVAAMSTHGINEIVPRAGHIINYDRPEIVIDAINQVLRMEEGHAQR; encoded by the coding sequence ATGAGCAAGCGAATCCTCGCCACGTTCGTGGCGATGGGCTGTCTCGGAATGGCCTCCATGGCGAGGGCGGAAGACGCCCCTTCCCAGCCACTCGTCTCCGACCCGGCCTACCTCGGCCCTGTCCAGCTGGTCGACATCGGTGGCCGGCGCCTCAACCTGTATTGCCGTGGCACCGGTTCGCCGGCGGTGATCTTCGACTCCGGCCTCAACGACAGCATGCTCGGCTGGGCGCGGGTGCAACCGGAGGTCAGCAAGACGCACACGACCTGCTCCTACGACCGTGCGGGGCTCGGCTTCAGCGATCCTTCCAACCGCCCAAGCACCGCGGCCAATGATGTGGATGACATCCACAAGGCCTTGCAGGTCGCCGGGATCAAACCGCCTTATCTGCTTGTCGGGCATTCCGCGGCCGGCCTGGCCGTGCGGGTGTTCGCCGACCGCCACCGTGATGAAGTGGTGGGCATGGTCATCGTCGATGGTTCGCACGAGGACCAGATACCCAAAGCCAAGGCACGCAGGGCCCTGGAAGCTCTCGCGCTACCCCCGCCGAAACACGAGAAGGAAACGCCCGAGCCCGACTGCGTCGCCGCCGCGAAGTCCGGCTCCATCCCCAAGAGTTCGCCCGCCTACGAGCCCTGCCTCGGCGGTATGTACCCGGGCGTGAGCCAGGCCGTCAGCGACGCAACCTTCGCCGCCATGGCCACCCTCACCTCACAGAAGGCTTACGCCTCGGAGATGGCGAACTTCGTCACGGCAAGCGCCGATGAAGCCCGCGCCACGCGGCATGACTTCGGCGACATGCCCATCATCATGCTCACGCAGGCGCAGCAGCCCGCGCCCAAGGGTCTGCCACAGGCGTTCCAGGATCGGCGCACGATGGAGTGGGAGCAATTCCACAACGAGGTGGCCGCCATGTCGACACATGGCGTGAACTGGATCGTTCCCCGTAGTACGCACATCATCAACTACGACCGGCCCGAGATTGTCGTGGATGCGATCGAACAGGCGCTGGCCCTTGCCGCCTCGCCGGGGCCGACGCCTGTACCGAAGGAAAAGCGGATCAACCCCATCGTGACCGACCCGGTCTATACCGGGCCGGCCCAACTGGTCGATGTGGGTGGTGGGCGGCGGATCAACCTGTATTGCCGCGGTACTGGCTCACCGACGGTCGTGTTCGCCTCGGGGGCGCTTGATACGACGATTGCCTGGGCCCTGGTCCAGCCGGTGATCAGCGAGAAGCACGCCACCTGTTCGTTCGACCGGGCTGGCCTGGGCTTCAGCGATGCGCCCACGCGGCCGGGTACGTCGGCCAATGAGGCTGACGACCTGCATAGGGCGCTGAAAGCGGCGCACATCGCCCCACCCTACGTGCTGGTCGGCCATTCGGCAGCAGGGATGTCCACGCGTATCTTCGCGGATCGCTTCCGGGATGAAGTGGTCGGGCTGGTCATTGTCGATGGGGCGCATGAAGACCAGGCCATCCGTCTCAAGGCCATCGCCACGCCTGAGGCGAAGCTGCACTGGTACGACGAGATCAACGACACCACCTGCGTCGATGCCTTGAAGGATGGTGAGATTCCGAAGACGTCGCCGGTTTACGAGCGGTGTGTCGGTAAAGATGATCCCCGCTTCAGCCCGGCCATCAACGCCGCGCAGCTTGGTTATGCGTCGAAGGCCAAGTATCAGAAGGCGACGCGGTCGGAGATCGCTAATTCCTGGTGGGCCAGTGCTGATGAAGCCCGCGCGACGCGGAAGGATTTTGGGGACATGCCCATCGTGTATCTCACGCATGCGCCGTATAAGCCGGTCGCTGGCGTGACGCAGCTACTGCAGGATCAGCGTACGGCGACGATCGAGCAGATGCACAACGAAGTGGCTGCGATGTCGACGCATGGGATTAACGAGATCGTGCCGCGGGCGGGGCATATCATTAACTATGATCGGCCTGAAATTGTGATTGATGCTATCAATCAGGTGCTAAGGATGGAGGAAGGCCATGCCCAAAGATAA